A single window of Penaeus chinensis breed Huanghai No. 1 chromosome 9, ASM1920278v2, whole genome shotgun sequence DNA harbors:
- the LOC125028590 gene encoding uncharacterized protein LOC125028590, whose translation MRTTALLCLASLFVVASTMPPFGGYGSYAPPSGYGSSYMPPSGYGSGYVPPGGLGSSNPASGYGSFTVPGVTSLLPSPVKTVAKVKTAISSLGKKVLPLLKSPTNTTSAMASAIKKYVTAAKTLASPFQPGLEY comes from the exons ATGAGAACCACCGCATTGCTGTGTCTCGCTTCGCTGTTCGTTGTCGCGTCTACCATGCCTCCATTTGGGGGTTATGGTAGCTACGCGCCCCCTAGTGGTTATGGCAGTAGTTACATGCCTCCGAGTGGTTATGGCAGTGGTTACGTACCTCCGGGTGGTTTGGGCAGCTCGAACCCGGCAAGTGGCTATGGTAGTTTCACGGTCCCTG GAGTAACCTCGCTATTGCCGTCCCCTGTCAAGACGGTAGCCAAAGTTAAGACTGCTATTTCTTCCTTGGGCAAGAAGGTCTTGCCTCTACTCAAATCACCCACAA ACACGACCTCTGCAATGGCTTCAGCAATCAAGAAATACGTCACTGCTGCTAAAACTCTTGCTTCACCGTTCCAACCCGGCCTGGAATACTGA